The Juglans regia cultivar Chandler chromosome 1, Walnut 2.0, whole genome shotgun sequence nucleotide sequence AATGGCTAGAAATCAATATTGTCATCGTGGAAAATATCACCGTTGTGACCCTTTTTATATAAgagaatatctaaaataaatatgttatatattcttTACTTGTTAACCAAAAGCAAATCCttgaatcacaagttataacctttttgaaaacatctccaagaattctaaaaaataaaatcttacatctaacatattcataatatcatctTAAGATCAACTATGCTTTAAGTAATTAAACAAAAGttaccaaaaatcacaaaacaacacttagaGTTTTTGGTTCTATACTTAGTCCAAAAGCGAAAACTTTTCCTTAACTGGCTTTGACCAATCTCTTGATCTATGGCTTAAAAAGATGAGatcatcaaaataaaacatcacatgatttaaaaatgtgtcctaaagaagatccaaccatcaaacttaaaatcacatggctaaaaattaataaaacatagatctaacccaaaaacatcaaatcttaggtctAACTAAAATCCTCTtgtatagaaaaatcatatccttgaaactaatactaaatatcttcagaacaacatcctaacatgcatataagaggcttaggatcataaaataaaaatataaaaaccattggagtaagattaaactacgaaatattcaaattttctcaaacaaaaactgtttttccacttccagtttgtAAGTTTCTATATCTACGAAAaactttcatcaaaagctttatccatgcaacaaatccttaatcaacattcataaacacatgttaaaaacactccataaaagtttcggaccaagatatgtccattagcttggttaAAAACTCCAAACTATAACAAACTCTCCAGTTTAATGTCCAGAATGACTTTTTCATGgtcaaaacaactttttacaaTATAAATGACTACGAAATGAAGCAAATAAGAAAcgcacggaaactagactcaaatctgaacaacttttatgaatgaGTCATTgcaagaaaatacttaaaaatagtCATAAATGGCCACGTAAAATGACTCAAAAAACTGCCCAAGAAAGCTCTTTAGGGtttctctctaaaaacaaaGCGAAGAAGTAACGAAATGAAATGAAGGGTGCCATAAATGCCTCTAGACTTCTGAAGGCTGAGGTATGGGCTTTAATGACCCTTAAGAGATGGtacttaggtcacaaaaagaTAAGAATAGTGGAAGGGGTGGGCTGCTGTTGCTGCTACCTTCTAGAAGGGGTGTGATGAGGTGGTTTTTTCCCTCACATCAAGGGACTATTTGGGGCTGTTGAAGGCAGAGGTTGATCTTCTATGGGTGGGTGGAAACTTCCTctagaagctttgccaaggtggccaaaattcCTGGGATTCAATTTGGAGTTTAGATAGGgtttggtttgggtttgggttactatcaaacccaaatctaatttttcttggcccaatcaaaattctaaaatttaaaaggttggataatgatttcataacatgaatttgaggaattaatagcatatgaaagtaatttaatcaaatgattaaacacaatgctataaattGGATCAAAAAGCGTTTTGAGACCAacttagggtttggggaaaccatttagggtttcggtttcaaccaagtttttagggtttcaaatggattccaagcatttagggtttcactagggttgaaacctcTTTAGTTcgacacaatttggttgattagAATAAAGAAGAATAGGGTTgcgcttaggtggcatgatctcacacattgattccttcacaaatcatctcattgtTCCTCTTTGTGTCAAATGTCCAAAtattattcaccaagtgtggctaagatcatgccaagtgtccaaataaaacttctctaacttaatttggacatttcacactgtgattttgaaaacactgcactagaTGCTTCTATAGAGGTTACTATTTACTCCGAGAAAGTGAAACATAAGTTTTGCACTGTAAAATCTTAAATACTCATACAAACCTTAACTATGCaattcatttattgaaattcaatccTGAAGTGACTCGAAATAAGCAAAACGCGTTTTCGAACAAGTTTTTCGTCCGAAAATTGAAAAAGGGATTGttgcgccataaaatcataaataatcaactaaatctaatggcgcagaccatatcTCAATCTAACACTTCTAAATacatcaaataaacaaaatcacacttctagcaccatagtgagtgataactctGGCCATGCTGATAGACTAAAACTTACGCGATTGGTCGAATCATGAAAACTTACAGTGTTTTCACGATGTTCCTAATGCCTATAGAAATTCCaacaatgaatttctagcagatTGTTACACAAAATATGAACGTAAATAAGTATTAAGATTAGGTGTGTAATCGGTAATTTATTTCGGTTatgttttggacatattttgaAATCAAAACGGTCTAAGTCTGTTTTGAGATTCTGATAACTGATACAGACCGATTCATCCAAGAAAccaaaacttttgattttttttagttttggtcCAGTTTAGTTCAATTTACAAGTGTAATTCGGTTTTAACCTTTTTTGTTGGGCTAGTTGGTTTTCCTAACCCAAATGAAAACAAGTTTTATCCCAAATATGATAAagtccaaaatattattttcaaaaccaCCATGCATATAACTAattaaccaaataaataaaatctaaaaaaatgcacaaacaaTTGCACATACAACCGCCAAAGTAAAAGGTCCAACTCCAAAATAGAATATCTTATTACCAACTACTTAGCTTTAAAGAAATtacaattacatattatatatattaatatatatatatatataatacactctTATACTTATAccctattatatttatgtaaatatgtaacttaatatataagtataaataataactgaGAGCCTtgtattgtgtatatatatatatgtgtacaGAGGAATGTACTATACAGATTATAGAGTAGCGttacaatttgaaaaatatactaaGAGGATTCAGTGCTTGATTGTGTAGTTTCCATTCTTGTGCTCGTAGTCGATGGATGTGTAGTTTCCATTCTGGGTCCTTGACTGGTTGGGTGGTTTCCTTATGTGAAATAGTAGCCGTTTCCGTTGGGCCTGATTCATGGCTGACTTGGTTGAGTTATTGTCTATACTATAATCTCCCGCAAACTACCGAGATAGAAGGCTAGATAGAAGACTTAGTAGGTACAAGCTGATAGCCCACTAGCATTGCCTCTTTTTTACCATATATAATCATCaccaatataatttaaatatattttcagctCAATTATTACCAATTGCCCATTTGGTAATGATCCAGACCGATTTTAAACGAATATTTATGTCGGATTATTTGTATtaagaatgattatttatgataaaaataaatttattttaataaaaaataattatttttaaataaaataactagtAACAAATAAGAGCATTAATATTGATTTCATCAAAAgcatctctaaaatttgatgaaaagtatatattttctattagtCTAAAACCTCTCTAACCATAACCCtacattgataaaaaaatatattattattttttaataataatatttttataattacactaattatatattaattaataatttaatttgatacttaaattattttttttaattatttttttctcaacttaATTAATCTGATTAATACTTAAACAGTGGTggaattaatctgaaaattggaagaaataattttgtaataaaataataaaaatagaccaTAAACAGTATCtttaaatatagagataaaagTAAATACATTATAACACAAAGTTAGAATTTTGATTATTTACCGAATTAATGCAACGTTTTTAACCGAAACCATTCAGATTAATGCAACGTTCtctaagcagttttcttgtatcCCGTAATTTCTGATCGGCTTCAACCACGAATAAAACCAAAGTGAAGTGGCTTTTCTTTATTCCTATCCAAACCTGTCGGCATGAATTGGATTTTATATACTGGAAACAGCGTGTGGATTATACTAACTTTAGTGGGCAAAAGACTGAAAGAGACAGAAATCAAGGATTTCTCGTAAAGGATTTGTCGTATCAGGGACGGtaagaaaacaaaaccattgGCTGATCCGGACCTAGACCCCAAAACCACCAGCAAATTACTGGTCTTGTTGACGGTTTTTCCAAAACTTAAGCTCCTTTTCAAGTATCTGGCTTTCCATCCCTCTCTCCCTATATATAAAAGAGCCCCTCCATTTGATTTTCTATATCAAGCACACATCCTTCTCGGATCAATTGTATTCTCTAGTACACAAAGTTTGCAATTCctttttctctaatttcaagAGCAAATCAGTCTAATTGGGAAGAGTTACACGAAGAAGATGAGTTCAACAAGCAGAGCTATTGTAGCAGCCAGCGTAGGAGTCGTGGAGGCCATGAAAGACCAGATGGGCATCTGCAGAtggaattatattataagatctGCGCAGCAAAATACAAAGAACCATCTCCGGTCGTTATCTCAGGCAAAGAACCTCTCCTCTTCAACTTCTGCTGTGGTTTCAAGCAAAGTAAGAGATCATcaggagaaaatgaagaagtcAGAAGAGTCTTTGAGGACAGTCATGTATTTGAGCTGTTGGGGTCCCAATTGAGGCTTCGAGGTCTGCTGAAGAAAGCGAGCCACTGAGTAGTTCTCGGAGAACGTCGTTGCCTGAAGGGAAATGTCAGTCCGAGCTTGTAATAGCGgaaattttagactttttttttttgttttggaactaACAATTTCATACATCAATGTAAGAAAGCTATAACAGA carries:
- the LOC109017024 gene encoding uncharacterized protein LOC109017024 — protein: MSSTSRAIVAASVGVVEAMKDQMGICRWNYIIRSAQQNTKNHLRSLSQAKNLSSSTSAVVSSKVRDHQEKMKKSEESLRTVMYLSCWGPN